A window from Verrucomicrobiota bacterium encodes these proteins:
- a CDS encoding DUF1501 domain-containing protein yields MDPLLESRLLMNRRQFFGKTATGLGTMALGSLLGKDLLAASPKNQFPNFPAKAKRVIYLFQSGAPSQMDLFDWKPQMRKQYDMDLPDSIRRGQRLTGMTVGQKRFPVAPTIFDFKQHGESRAWVSELLPNIARISDKLCFIKSMHTEAINHDPAITFFQTGSQIAGRPSIGSWLSYGLGSLNKDLPDFVAMVSTGTGRPGGQPLYDRLWGSGFLPTTHQGVKFRGVGDPVLYLNNPDGIDHLTRRRMLDDLNAINQYRYEQAGDPEIATRISQYELAYRMQTSVPDLTDVSDEPDSTFEAYGPESRTRGTYASNCIMARRLIERDVRFVQLFHMGWDQHKTLPKQIKGQCYDSDQATAALIEDLERRGLLEDTLVVWGGEFGRTIYSQGTLTESNYGRDHHPRCFTIFLTGAGIKQGITYGATDEYCYNITENPVHVHDLHATLLHILGIDHKRLTYKFQGRHYRLTDVHGKLVKGILA; encoded by the coding sequence ATGGATCCACTACTCGAATCACGTCTTCTCATGAACCGCCGCCAATTCTTTGGCAAAACAGCCACGGGTCTGGGAACCATGGCATTGGGTAGCCTGCTCGGCAAGGATCTGTTGGCGGCTTCACCAAAGAATCAATTCCCGAACTTTCCAGCCAAGGCAAAACGCGTCATTTATTTGTTTCAATCGGGAGCTCCGTCACAAATGGACCTTTTCGATTGGAAACCTCAAATGAGGAAGCAGTACGATATGGATCTGCCGGATTCTATCCGCCGAGGCCAAAGACTCACTGGAATGACTGTGGGGCAAAAACGATTTCCTGTAGCACCCACCATTTTCGACTTCAAACAACATGGCGAAAGCCGAGCCTGGGTAAGTGAACTCCTGCCCAACATTGCACGGATCTCGGATAAGTTATGCTTCATCAAATCGATGCACACCGAGGCGATCAACCACGACCCGGCTATCACCTTCTTTCAGACCGGCTCGCAGATCGCCGGTCGACCCAGCATCGGCTCCTGGTTATCCTACGGACTGGGAAGCTTGAACAAAGATCTTCCGGATTTTGTAGCGATGGTCTCAACCGGCACTGGTCGCCCGGGCGGTCAGCCGCTTTATGATCGGCTCTGGGGAAGTGGTTTTCTACCTACCACTCACCAGGGAGTAAAGTTTCGCGGTGTGGGAGATCCCGTTCTTTATCTAAACAATCCGGATGGCATCGACCACCTCACCCGCCGCCGAATGCTCGATGACCTGAACGCCATTAACCAATATCGCTATGAGCAGGCTGGAGATCCCGAAATCGCTACCCGTATTTCCCAGTATGAGTTGGCCTACCGCATGCAAACATCCGTCCCTGATCTGACCGATGTTTCAGATGAACCAGACTCAACGTTTGAAGCCTATGGACCAGAGTCCAGAACGCGCGGAACTTACGCCAGCAACTGCATCATGGCGCGACGCCTGATTGAACGTGACGTTCGTTTTGTGCAGCTGTTTCACATGGGGTGGGACCAACACAAAACTCTGCCCAAACAAATTAAGGGCCAATGCTACGATAGCGACCAGGCAACAGCCGCTCTGATTGAGGACTTGGAACGGCGGGGACTTCTGGAAGACACGCTTGTCGTTTGGGGAGGCGAATTCGGACGCACCATTTACAGCCAGGGCACACTCACCGAATCGAACTATGGTCGGGATCACCATCCACGCTGCTTCACTATTTTCCTAACAGGAGCCGGTATCAAACAAGGCATCACCTACGGAGCGACGGATGAGTATTGCTACAACATAACGGAGAATCCCGTTCATGTGCATGATCTGCATGCGACCCTACTCCACATCCTCGGTATCGACCACAAACGCCTGACCTACAAATTCCAGGGCCGGCATTACCGATTAACCGATGTGCATGGAAAACTGGTTAAAGGGATCTTGGCATAG